From the Priestia aryabhattai genome, one window contains:
- a CDS encoding aminotransferase-like domain-containing protein, whose amino-acid sequence MSLKYLKIMEEIKLGLANGSLIAGGKLPSVRRLSQHFSCSKNTVIKAYSELEKEHLIYSVPKSGYYVVAEFQHRTNENEVIDFLSAGPDKNVMPYLEFQHCINQAIEHYKEELFTYSDQQGSYSLRVQLVKHLQNLQVFTQAERLVVVSGSQQALHLLVSMPFPNEKNNILIEQPTYFGFIESLTLHQATTFGIELSMEGIDLDRLEYIFRNNDIKFFYIIPRFHNPLGHCYTNFEKKKIVELAEKYDVYIVEDDFLGDLDPDAKSDPLFSFNPSGRVIYIKSFSKIFLPGLRIAAIVLPSLMINNFLRYKFSSDFNSSALSQGALEIYLKSGMFTSHLKKIKEVYHTKMQTLVEACESSLPANTHFSKPTSGFYLSISLPENVTAKQIVHMLNEQHIYVDDASRFFLPEYKRDTLLRLSISQVNENIIKRGIEQLAQSITLIDNRKNHPVPNNLFLF is encoded by the coding sequence ATGAGTTTAAAATATCTGAAAATCATGGAAGAAATTAAGCTTGGCCTAGCAAATGGATCGCTTATTGCAGGTGGTAAACTCCCTTCTGTTCGCCGACTATCCCAACATTTTTCGTGTAGCAAGAATACAGTTATTAAAGCCTACAGCGAACTAGAAAAAGAGCATTTAATTTATTCTGTTCCTAAAAGCGGCTACTACGTTGTGGCAGAATTTCAACATAGGACGAATGAAAATGAAGTGATTGATTTCTTGTCTGCTGGTCCAGATAAAAACGTTATGCCTTATCTTGAATTTCAGCATTGTATAAACCAAGCGATTGAACACTACAAAGAAGAGCTTTTTACATACTCTGATCAACAAGGCTCTTACTCATTACGGGTACAGTTAGTGAAACACTTGCAGAATTTACAGGTATTCACTCAAGCTGAAAGATTAGTTGTTGTATCTGGGTCGCAGCAAGCCCTTCACTTATTAGTTTCTATGCCATTTCCAAATGAAAAAAACAATATTCTGATTGAACAGCCCACTTATTTCGGGTTTATCGAGTCCCTCACGCTGCACCAAGCTACTACTTTTGGGATCGAGCTATCGATGGAAGGGATTGATCTTGATCGTTTGGAGTACATTTTTCGAAACAATGATATAAAATTTTTCTATATTATTCCGAGATTTCACAACCCTCTTGGGCATTGTTATACAAATTTTGAGAAGAAAAAAATCGTGGAGCTAGCCGAAAAATACGATGTATATATAGTGGAGGATGACTTTTTGGGTGACCTTGATCCCGATGCAAAATCAGATCCTTTATTTTCTTTTAACCCTTCGGGACGAGTCATTTACATTAAAAGCTTTTCGAAAATCTTTCTTCCAGGGTTACGCATTGCTGCTATCGTTCTTCCTTCATTAATGATTAACAACTTTTTACGATATAAATTTAGTTCAGATTTTAATAGCTCAGCACTTTCACAAGGTGCTCTTGAAATTTATTTAAAAAGCGGCATGTTTACTAGTCATCTCAAAAAAATAAAAGAGGTATACCATACGAAAATGCAAACCCTTGTAGAAGCATGTGAATCATCGTTACCGGCTAATACACATTTTTCTAAACCGACTTCAGGATTCTATCTATCCATCAGTTTGCCTGAGAATGTAACAGCAAAACAAATCGTTCACATGCTAAACGAGCAGCATATATATGTTGATGATGCTTCTAGATTTTTTTTACCAGAATATAAAAGAGACACTCTTCTCCGATTAAGCATCTCACAAGTAAATGAGAATATTATAAAACGAGGAATTGAGCAGCTGGCTCAGTCCATTACTTTAATTGACAATAGAAAAAATCATCCTGTTCCAAATAACCTTTTCCTTTTTTAG